The proteins below are encoded in one region of Paenarthrobacter ilicis:
- a CDS encoding agmatine deiminase family protein — protein sequence MSAWRMPAETAPQDRVWMAFPTGGYTLGDTEEEAHAARSTWAAVANAVLEFEPVTMVVAPDDVQLAARYLDPRVEVLTAELNDAWMRDIGPSFVLDANRTLGAVDWIFNGWGGQDWAAWDKDSLVAECVAGNSGARHLPSGIVNEGGGIQVDGEGTVLVTETVQLDQGRNPGLTKADIEQELARTIGATHVVWLPRGLTRDSEKFGTRGHVDIVAAIPSPGTLLVHSQQNPAHPDHKVSRDIIDFLRTTHDAAGREWNIIEVPAPQTLTDDEGFVDFSYINHLVVNGGVIACSFNDPMDEKAQRILADAYPGRRVVSVDARELFARGGGIHCITQQQPSAI from the coding sequence GTGAGCGCCTGGCGCATGCCGGCGGAAACGGCACCGCAGGACCGCGTCTGGATGGCTTTCCCCACCGGGGGTTACACCCTGGGTGACACTGAGGAAGAGGCACACGCCGCGCGCTCCACCTGGGCCGCCGTCGCCAATGCAGTCCTGGAATTTGAGCCGGTCACCATGGTGGTGGCGCCCGACGACGTCCAGCTGGCTGCGCGTTACCTGGACCCACGCGTTGAGGTACTGACCGCCGAGCTCAACGACGCCTGGATGCGGGACATCGGACCGTCGTTCGTGCTCGACGCCAACAGGACACTGGGAGCCGTGGACTGGATCTTTAACGGCTGGGGCGGCCAGGACTGGGCTGCCTGGGACAAGGACTCCCTGGTGGCCGAATGCGTGGCCGGCAACTCTGGAGCCCGGCACCTTCCTTCCGGAATCGTCAACGAAGGCGGCGGCATCCAAGTGGACGGCGAAGGAACCGTACTGGTCACCGAGACGGTTCAGCTGGATCAGGGCAGGAACCCCGGCCTGACCAAAGCGGACATCGAGCAGGAACTGGCCCGTACCATCGGCGCCACCCACGTGGTGTGGCTCCCCCGCGGCCTGACCCGCGACTCGGAGAAGTTCGGCACACGTGGCCATGTGGACATTGTGGCTGCCATTCCAAGCCCGGGGACGCTGCTGGTCCATTCCCAGCAAAACCCCGCGCACCCGGACCACAAAGTCTCCCGCGACATCATCGACTTCCTGCGCACCACCCATGACGCAGCAGGCCGCGAATGGAACATCATCGAAGTTCCGGCACCGCAAACCCTCACGGACGACGAAGGGTTTGTGGACTTCAGCTACATCAACCACCTGGTGGTCAACGGCGGAGTCATCGCCTGCAGTTTCAACGACCCCATGGACGAGAAAGCACAGCGCATTCTCGCCGATGCCTACCCCGGACGCCGCGTCGTCAGCGTTGACGCACGCGAGCTCTTTGCCCGGGGTGGCGGCATCCACTGCATCACGCAGCAGCAGCCTTCGGCCATCTAG
- a CDS encoding nitrilase-related carbon-nitrogen hydrolase yields MIEITRLEAPTSLARTEPSTRTPLRVGVVQHRWHADQAALHAELNHGIERAAQLGASVVFLPELTLSRYPADTRPENNPGAGIRPSDITEDLLTGPTFTFAAHAARKYGVSVHASLYQRAENPDGTDDGLGLNTAILVSPAGELVARTHKLHIPVTAGYYEDKFFRKGPDAQDAYAVHAPAELGGAKLGMPTCWDEWFPELARLYSLGGAEILVYPTAIGSEPDHPDFDTQPLWQQVIVGNGIANGLFMVVPNRYGNEGTLDFYGSSFISDPYGRILAQAPRDESAVLVADLDLDQRRDWLTLFPFLSTRRPETYARLTEPVNADAPLGSENQAVSA; encoded by the coding sequence ATGATTGAAATTACCCGCCTTGAAGCCCCCACCTCCTTGGCCCGCACCGAGCCCTCCACCCGCACGCCGCTGCGTGTCGGCGTCGTCCAACACCGCTGGCACGCCGACCAGGCTGCCCTGCACGCCGAACTGAACCACGGCATCGAGCGCGCAGCCCAGCTGGGCGCCTCGGTGGTGTTCCTTCCGGAGCTGACGCTCTCCCGCTACCCGGCGGACACCCGGCCGGAAAACAACCCGGGTGCGGGGATCCGTCCATCGGACATCACGGAGGACCTGCTCACGGGTCCCACGTTCACTTTTGCCGCCCACGCGGCGCGGAAGTACGGTGTCTCGGTCCACGCCTCGCTGTACCAGCGCGCAGAGAATCCGGACGGCACGGACGACGGCCTGGGCCTGAACACCGCCATCCTGGTATCCCCCGCCGGCGAGCTTGTGGCCCGCACGCACAAGCTGCACATCCCCGTCACCGCCGGATATTACGAGGACAAGTTCTTCCGCAAAGGCCCTGACGCCCAGGACGCCTATGCGGTCCACGCCCCCGCGGAACTGGGCGGCGCCAAGCTGGGCATGCCCACCTGCTGGGATGAATGGTTCCCGGAACTTGCCCGCCTGTACTCCCTGGGCGGCGCAGAAATCCTGGTGTACCCCACGGCAATCGGTTCCGAACCGGACCACCCGGACTTCGATACCCAGCCCCTCTGGCAGCAGGTGATCGTGGGCAACGGGATCGCCAACGGGCTGTTCATGGTGGTTCCCAACCGCTACGGCAACGAAGGGACCCTGGACTTCTACGGATCCTCCTTCATTTCAGATCCCTACGGCCGCATCCTGGCCCAGGCTCCCCGCGACGAATCCGCCGTCCTGGTGGCGGACCTGGACCTGGACCAGAGGAGGGACTGGCTGACGCTGTTCCCGTTCCTTTCAACCCGGCGCCCGGAAACATACGCCCGCCTCACCGAACCGGTGAACGCCGACGCTCCCCTCGGCTCCGAGAACCAGGCAGTCAGCGCGTGA
- the map gene encoding type I methionyl aminopeptidase: protein MIEILSPSELLRAKDAGALVGNILHSLKSRCTVGTNLLEINQWTKDMILQAGGQSCYVDYAPSFGRGPFGHYICTGVNDAVLHGKPRDHVLADGDLLTLDLAVSLRGIAADSAISFIVGNSKPAESVAMIDVTEQALKAGIAAARPGARIGDLSYAIGSVLGEAGYPVNVEFGGHGIGSTMHQDPHVPNMGRPGRGYKLRPGLLLALEPWVMEDTAQLVTDDDGWTLRSATGCRTAHSEHTIAITRDGAEILTLPTGADLG, encoded by the coding sequence ATGATCGAAATCCTCAGCCCCAGCGAACTTCTCCGAGCCAAAGATGCGGGCGCACTTGTGGGCAATATCCTGCACAGCCTGAAGTCCCGCTGCACCGTGGGAACCAACCTCCTGGAGATCAATCAGTGGACCAAGGACATGATCCTTCAGGCGGGCGGGCAGTCCTGCTATGTGGACTACGCGCCATCGTTCGGGCGGGGTCCCTTTGGGCATTACATTTGCACCGGGGTCAACGATGCCGTGTTGCACGGGAAGCCCCGCGACCATGTCCTGGCTGACGGGGACCTCCTGACTCTGGACCTGGCCGTATCCCTCCGCGGGATCGCCGCCGATTCGGCCATCAGCTTCATTGTGGGCAACTCCAAGCCGGCAGAGAGCGTGGCGATGATCGACGTTACCGAACAGGCCTTGAAGGCAGGCATCGCCGCAGCCCGGCCCGGGGCGCGGATAGGCGATCTCTCCTACGCGATCGGATCAGTGCTGGGTGAGGCGGGCTACCCCGTCAACGTCGAGTTCGGCGGCCACGGCATCGGATCCACCATGCACCAGGATCCGCACGTTCCCAACATGGGCCGTCCGGGGCGGGGATACAAGCTGCGCCCGGGTCTCTTGCTGGCCCTTGAACCGTGGGTCATGGAGGACACCGCCCAGCTGGTCACCGACGACGACGGCTGGACGCTGCGAAGCGCCACTGGCTGCCGCACGGCCCACAGCGAGCACACCATCGCCATCACCAGGGATGGCGCAGAGATCCTCACACTTCCCACAGGAGCCGATCTGGGCTGA
- a CDS encoding helix-turn-helix domain-containing protein has product MVRLPLTPAEAERGQRLGALLRRARGERSMLETALDARVSPETLRKIESGRVATPAFPTVAAIADVLGLSLDEVWAEINQPDNAVASRRNAREWLAS; this is encoded by the coding sequence ATGGTCAGGCTTCCCCTTACGCCCGCAGAGGCCGAGCGCGGTCAGCGTCTCGGCGCCCTTTTGCGACGGGCAAGGGGTGAGCGTTCCATGCTGGAGACGGCGCTGGATGCCCGGGTTTCACCGGAAACCCTCAGGAAAATCGAGTCGGGCCGCGTTGCCACCCCGGCCTTCCCCACCGTTGCAGCCATCGCGGACGTGCTGGGCCTCTCCCTGGATGAAGTGTGGGCGGAAATCAACCAGCCGGATAATGCCGTGGCCTCCCGCCGCAACGCCCGCGAGTGGCTCGCCTCCTAG
- a CDS encoding helix-turn-helix domain-containing protein — MTSDFSTMLDAVGPRLRAMRTQRNVTLAEASAATGISVSTLSRLESGQRKPTLELLLPIARLHQVPLEELIDAPETGDPRIHLKPHVHEWGTAVPLTKRPGGIQAFKMVLRPGTGKEMPTPQSHEGYDWMYILNGNLRLVLGDNDFVLKPGEVAEFDTRTPHWFASADGRPVELLTLFGQQGERMHVRARPKRSE, encoded by the coding sequence ATGACATCGGACTTCAGCACAATGCTGGACGCAGTGGGCCCCCGCCTGCGGGCCATGCGGACCCAGCGCAACGTGACCCTGGCCGAGGCTTCAGCGGCCACAGGAATTTCAGTCAGTACACTGTCGCGGCTTGAATCCGGCCAGCGGAAACCCACGTTGGAACTGCTGCTCCCCATAGCCCGGCTGCACCAGGTGCCCTTGGAGGAACTGATTGATGCACCCGAAACGGGAGACCCCCGCATCCACCTCAAACCCCACGTCCATGAGTGGGGAACGGCGGTCCCGCTGACCAAGAGGCCGGGCGGAATCCAGGCGTTCAAAATGGTGCTTCGCCCCGGAACCGGCAAGGAGATGCCCACCCCGCAGTCCCATGAGGGTTATGACTGGATGTATATCCTCAACGGCAACCTGCGGCTGGTATTGGGCGACAACGACTTTGTCCTCAAACCCGGCGAAGTGGCCGAGTTCGACACGCGCACACCCCACTGGTTCGCGAGCGCCGACGGGCGTCCGGTTGAGCTGCTGACACTGTTTGGCCAGCAGGGCGAGCGGATGCACGTGCGGGCCAGGCCAAAACGATCCGAATAA
- a CDS encoding FAD-dependent oxidoreductase produces MERDSGNDRTLDQYDVVVVGGGSAGLSAAVTLGRARRSVLVVDTGAPRNAPAAGVHGFLSRDGISPLELLALGREEALSYGAVVVNGEVVAARSTAEPGAAAGPAFEVVLADGTVVGARRLLVASGVVDTLPDVAGMQERWGKDVLHCPYCHGWEVKDKAIGIVGSGPMSMHQTLLFRQWSPDITLFLNESVEPTDEQWEQLAARSITVVEGRVQALDVTGDALSGVVLASGKVVPVDAIVAAPRMDVRSAVLESLGIPAVEHPMGVGTYIEADPMGGATSVPGVWAAGNVANPTAQVMASAAAGTMAGAAINADLIMAETKAAVEAARKAPVAL; encoded by the coding sequence GTGGAACGCGATTCAGGGAATGACCGGACGCTTGATCAGTACGACGTCGTGGTGGTTGGTGGTGGCTCGGCCGGGTTAAGTGCGGCCGTGACGCTGGGCCGGGCACGGCGATCGGTGCTGGTGGTGGACACCGGCGCACCACGCAACGCGCCGGCCGCGGGCGTCCACGGGTTCCTGTCCCGGGACGGCATCAGCCCGCTGGAGTTGCTGGCACTTGGGCGCGAAGAGGCACTTTCCTACGGGGCCGTCGTCGTGAACGGCGAAGTGGTGGCAGCGCGTTCGACGGCGGAACCCGGGGCTGCTGCCGGGCCCGCCTTCGAGGTGGTGCTGGCCGATGGAACCGTTGTGGGCGCGCGGCGCCTGCTGGTGGCTTCCGGAGTAGTGGACACCCTTCCTGACGTTGCAGGAATGCAGGAGCGGTGGGGCAAAGACGTTTTGCACTGCCCGTATTGCCACGGGTGGGAGGTCAAGGACAAGGCCATTGGAATCGTGGGATCCGGGCCCATGTCCATGCACCAGACATTGCTCTTCCGGCAGTGGAGCCCGGACATCACCCTGTTCCTCAACGAGTCAGTGGAACCCACGGACGAGCAGTGGGAGCAGTTGGCCGCACGTTCCATCACCGTGGTGGAAGGCAGGGTTCAGGCCCTGGACGTTACCGGGGATGCCCTGAGCGGTGTGGTGCTTGCCTCAGGAAAAGTGGTGCCGGTGGACGCGATCGTTGCCGCGCCGCGGATGGACGTGCGCTCCGCTGTCCTGGAGTCCCTCGGCATTCCTGCCGTGGAACACCCCATGGGCGTGGGCACGTACATCGAGGCGGACCCCATGGGCGGTGCCACCTCGGTGCCTGGCGTGTGGGCCGCCGGCAACGTCGCCAACCCCACGGCGCAGGTCATGGCATCGGCCGCTGCGGGAACCATGGCCGGAGCCGCCATCAACGCGGACCTGATCATGGCCGAGACAAAGGCCGCTGTGGAGGCCGCACGGAAAGCACCCGTGGCCTTATAG
- a CDS encoding flagellar assembly protein FliW yields the protein MSTALAFDTLDFVSPMPGLESAEGFSLRGIAGAEGLYALEVAQPRVRMFVADAAVYVPDYQPVVPPAVLETLGMGSTAEGTVLVVVNPAPGKTTVNLMAPLLVNPDGRCLQVILDGAAYPLRAELAG from the coding sequence ATGAGCACGGCTTTGGCGTTCGACACGCTGGATTTTGTCTCGCCCATGCCGGGCCTGGAGTCCGCAGAAGGCTTCTCCCTGCGCGGGATTGCCGGCGCGGAGGGCCTCTACGCACTGGAAGTGGCCCAGCCGCGGGTGCGGATGTTCGTGGCGGACGCTGCCGTGTACGTCCCTGATTACCAGCCGGTTGTCCCTCCCGCGGTTTTGGAAACACTGGGAATGGGCAGCACTGCGGAGGGAACCGTCTTGGTGGTGGTGAACCCTGCACCCGGGAAGACCACCGTGAACCTGATGGCCCCCCTTCTGGTGAATCCGGACGGCCGGTGCCTCCAGGTCATCCTGGATGGCGCCGCCTATCCACTCCGGGCGGAGCTGGCGGGCTGA
- the flgL gene encoding flagellar hook-associated protein FlgL, producing MLNRVTNQMMSASAQRNLQMSQSRLAELQERAQTLKNISRPSDDPAGAAQAIAKRAQLSAATQYGSNISDGNGWLAAADTALGQSTNILNRVRDLVVQASNGTLNSTAKEAIAVEIEGLGKDLLTQANTQYLGRNVFAGSSDTVGAFTNTTPPSFLGTGGSSVERRVDAARTVRVDSDGGAIFGDGAGSVFALVSDVVADIRSGADPNARLAAIGDRIKAVIDGRSDVGMRQTRLGQAQDSLEGMKTTLETQRSRVEDMDLGKAVMDLKLQETSYQVALAVTAKVLQPTLMDFLR from the coding sequence GTGCTCAATCGAGTGACCAACCAGATGATGTCAGCCTCCGCGCAGCGGAACCTGCAAATGTCCCAATCCCGGCTCGCGGAGTTGCAGGAACGGGCCCAGACGCTGAAGAACATCAGCCGCCCCTCGGACGACCCCGCCGGTGCGGCCCAAGCCATCGCCAAGCGCGCCCAACTCAGTGCAGCTACGCAGTACGGCTCCAATATCAGCGACGGCAACGGCTGGCTGGCCGCCGCGGACACCGCCCTGGGTCAGTCAACCAACATCCTCAACCGCGTGCGGGACCTGGTGGTCCAGGCCTCCAACGGGACGCTCAACAGCACCGCGAAGGAAGCGATCGCCGTCGAGATCGAAGGCCTGGGCAAGGATCTCCTCACGCAGGCCAACACGCAATACCTGGGCCGCAACGTCTTCGCCGGCAGCTCGGACACAGTGGGTGCCTTTACCAACACCACGCCCCCATCGTTCCTCGGGACGGGCGGCAGCTCGGTGGAGCGCCGGGTCGACGCGGCGCGGACCGTCCGTGTGGATTCCGACGGCGGTGCGATCTTTGGCGATGGCGCCGGCTCGGTGTTCGCTTTGGTGAGTGACGTCGTCGCCGATATTCGCTCCGGGGCCGATCCCAACGCCCGGCTGGCCGCGATCGGCGACCGGATCAAAGCGGTGATCGACGGGCGCTCGGACGTGGGCATGCGGCAGACGCGGCTGGGACAGGCTCAGGACTCCCTGGAAGGGATGAAAACTACGCTGGAAACCCAGCGGTCCCGTGTTGAGGACATGGATTTGGGAAAGGCGGTCATGGATTTGAAATTGCAGGAAACCAGCTACCAGGTGGCGCTTGCCGTCACGGCCAAGGTGCTGCAGCCCACGCTCATGGACTTTCTCCGATGA
- the flgK gene encoding flagellar hook-associated protein FlgK — translation MSTFGGLNTAYRGLTAAQQAINLAGQNIANATTPGYTRQRLEQSAIGAPSSVGLNPSIGQAGQGVSVDGIARLGNSFLDAGVRNTAAQTGFTGLRSTELQQLEDALQEPGPHGISTALHTFWASWQGVSNHPGEATPASVLLEAATTLSATVSSGYKALDAQWTRVRGEASTTVDELNAVAGRVAELNATIRSVLASGGSANELIDARNQMTEAIATLAGGTVRDNADGTADVVVGGNALVSGTSHRELKLAGQTTMGAAGQPVRLEWKDRPGVAVNLDGGQLAGAVSLLAPAAAGSKGQGTGGAIAEAAAAYNAFATQLMNDVNAVHRTGQTPNGTGNLDFFAITPGAPAALSLRVVPTNAAGIAAGAPGGGSLDGSIADAVAQVGSKPGAPDTFWNGVVAGIGMASRSAQQHSRLADAASASAVGQRSSSAAVSLDEENVALLASQHAYQAAARVMTAIDEALDVLINRTGLVGR, via the coding sequence GTGAGCACCTTCGGCGGACTCAATACGGCCTACCGTGGCCTCACCGCGGCCCAGCAAGCCATCAACCTGGCCGGGCAGAACATCGCCAACGCCACCACTCCCGGCTACACGCGCCAGCGACTGGAACAGTCAGCCATCGGTGCGCCGTCTTCCGTTGGGCTTAACCCGTCCATCGGCCAGGCCGGACAAGGCGTGTCAGTGGACGGAATCGCGCGGCTTGGCAACAGCTTCCTGGACGCAGGAGTCCGCAACACTGCGGCGCAAACCGGCTTTACGGGACTCCGCTCCACCGAATTGCAGCAGCTTGAGGACGCACTCCAGGAACCCGGACCGCACGGAATCTCGACGGCGTTGCACACCTTTTGGGCGTCATGGCAGGGGGTCTCAAACCACCCGGGCGAGGCCACTCCGGCGTCGGTATTGCTGGAAGCCGCCACCACCCTCAGCGCAACGGTGTCCTCGGGCTACAAGGCACTCGATGCTCAGTGGACCCGCGTCAGGGGCGAGGCTTCAACCACCGTGGATGAGCTCAACGCCGTGGCCGGCCGGGTTGCCGAGCTCAATGCGACCATCCGCTCGGTGCTGGCATCCGGTGGTTCCGCCAACGAACTCATCGATGCCAGGAACCAGATGACCGAAGCCATCGCCACGTTGGCGGGCGGAACGGTCCGTGACAACGCAGATGGCACCGCGGACGTGGTCGTCGGCGGCAACGCCCTGGTCTCGGGGACCTCGCACCGGGAACTGAAGCTGGCTGGCCAGACCACCATGGGCGCGGCCGGTCAGCCGGTGCGGCTGGAGTGGAAGGACCGTCCGGGCGTCGCGGTAAACCTCGACGGCGGACAACTCGCCGGAGCGGTATCGCTCCTGGCACCTGCAGCAGCCGGGAGCAAGGGACAAGGAACCGGCGGGGCGATCGCTGAAGCGGCAGCCGCCTACAACGCTTTCGCCACCCAATTGATGAACGACGTCAATGCTGTCCACCGCACAGGTCAAACCCCCAACGGGACAGGCAACCTGGATTTCTTCGCCATCACACCCGGAGCTCCCGCTGCGCTGTCCCTCCGTGTTGTTCCCACCAACGCCGCAGGAATCGCTGCCGGCGCGCCCGGAGGCGGGTCCCTGGACGGCAGCATCGCCGACGCTGTGGCCCAGGTTGGCTCGAAACCGGGTGCACCGGACACGTTCTGGAACGGCGTGGTGGCCGGCATCGGAATGGCCTCCAGGTCAGCCCAACAACACTCCCGGTTGGCTGACGCGGCGAGTGCTTCCGCCGTCGGGCAGCGTTCCTCGTCCGCGGCGGTGAGCCTGGATGAAGAAAACGTGGCTTTGCTGGCAAGCCAGCATGCCTATCAAGCGGCGGCCCGCGTGATGACGGCCATTGACGAAGCCCTGGATGTCCTGATTAACCGCACCGGATTGGTGGGAAGGTAA
- a CDS encoding flagellar protein FlgN, whose protein sequence is MAIQELSALLWRERELLDLLTFKLEEEQLLLTAGKSRWLPHGTREVEQVLERVSQAGLARAVEIAAVAAQWGVSPDSPLAELAEAAPDPAWAEVLTSHVTAMRQQTAAIKELRDANQQFLRAAVRSTQETLADLKPAAGTYDSQGRTGDRAAAHLVDRQF, encoded by the coding sequence GTGGCCATCCAAGAACTGTCTGCCCTTCTGTGGCGCGAGCGCGAACTATTGGACCTGTTGACCTTTAAGCTCGAAGAAGAGCAACTGCTCCTGACGGCCGGCAAGTCCCGTTGGTTGCCCCACGGCACCCGGGAAGTGGAACAGGTACTGGAGCGCGTTTCCCAGGCCGGACTGGCACGCGCAGTAGAGATCGCTGCCGTTGCTGCGCAATGGGGCGTCTCGCCGGATTCCCCGCTTGCCGAGCTGGCCGAAGCAGCGCCGGATCCTGCCTGGGCCGAGGTCCTCACATCCCACGTCACAGCCATGCGCCAACAGACGGCGGCCATCAAGGAACTTCGCGATGCCAACCAGCAGTTCCTGCGCGCAGCCGTCCGCTCCACCCAGGAAACCCTGGCAGACCTCAAACCCGCGGCTGGGACCTACGACTCCCAGGGCCGCACCGGGGACCGGGCAGCAGCGCACCTGGTCGACCGGCAATTCTGA
- a CDS encoding flagellin, with translation MGMQINNNLMANNAYRNLNATQDNLSKSMEKLSSGLRINRAADDAAGLAISEGLKSQVSGSAVAARNAQDGISLIQTTEGALSEVHSVLQRMRDLAVQGASDTNNTAARDAIKDEADSLGKELDRITQSTNFNGIDLLKGGSKNIQVGTAGTANDTIAVNLGDVATAAGTLSSATGATGFDVTTNAAAQTTITAIDAAITTVSAQRSDLGANQNRLDHAIKTLNVSGENLQAAQSRIADTDMAAEMVKYTKANILSQAGTAMLAQANQSGQGVLSLLR, from the coding sequence ATGGGCATGCAGATCAACAACAACCTGATGGCAAACAACGCGTACCGCAACTTGAACGCCACGCAGGACAACCTGTCCAAGTCGATGGAGAAGCTCTCCAGCGGCCTGCGCATCAACCGTGCTGCGGACGACGCAGCCGGCCTTGCCATTTCTGAAGGCCTCAAGTCCCAGGTGAGCGGCTCCGCGGTTGCCGCACGTAACGCCCAGGACGGCATCAGCCTCATCCAGACCACTGAAGGTGCCCTCAGCGAGGTCCACTCCGTACTGCAGCGCATGCGCGACCTCGCAGTCCAGGGTGCCTCCGACACCAACAACACGGCAGCACGCGATGCCATCAAGGACGAAGCCGATTCGCTGGGCAAGGAGCTGGACCGCATCACGCAGTCCACCAACTTCAACGGCATCGACCTGCTCAAGGGCGGTTCGAAGAACATCCAGGTTGGTACCGCCGGTACTGCCAACGACACCATCGCCGTCAACCTTGGCGACGTGGCAACGGCTGCCGGCACCCTGTCCTCGGCCACTGGCGCAACCGGTTTCGATGTCACCACCAACGCCGCTGCCCAGACCACGATCACGGCTATCGACGCAGCGATCACCACGGTTTCGGCACAGCGCTCGGACCTCGGCGCCAACCAGAACCGCCTGGACCACGCGATCAAGACGCTGAACGTCTCCGGCGAAAACCTGCAGGCCGCACAGTCCCGCATCGCCGACACGGACATGGCAGCCGAAATGGTCAAGTACACCAAGGCCAACATCCTGTCCCAGGCCGGCACTGCCATGCTGGCCCAGGCAAACCAGTCCGGCCAGGGTGTCCTGTCCCTCCTGCGCTAA
- the fliD gene encoding flagellar filament capping protein FliD, translating into MGTAIDGLVSGLKTTDLINSFMSVEALPQTQLKTKLAANQTIISTLQSFNTKLTALKDLSVAGSAAGALNLFTASSSAPSITAKTTTAASAGSIDLTVTQLAQTQVNVTAAMTAWPAGGGVPDRLTIVDSTGKKTEVVPAGTSLDDVVSAINAASAGAHAVKVPAGNGTYRLQLTATTPGAAGAFTAYRGTPAQVGDGTAVDLVSEAGAAVVKSAQDAQATLYAGTAAAQVLTSGSNTFQDVLPGVSITASAVTAGPVTVTVASDVAGTTKKAEDLVKSVNDVLGFIAIYSAVSKTTDSKGASVPKAGIFTGNSTVRAVNDQVLAALSRPIAGKSPAEYGINITKAGDFTFDADKFAKSLAADPVATQAAVQGLAARLADAATAASDPYKGAVSGLIKGRESEVRDLGNRIADWDQRLITRRATLQSVYTNMEVVLGGLQSQSAWLSGQISSLSKQSSGE; encoded by the coding sequence GTGGGAACTGCGATTGACGGCCTTGTCAGCGGCCTCAAAACCACCGATCTGATCAACTCGTTCATGTCGGTCGAGGCACTGCCGCAGACCCAGCTCAAGACCAAGCTGGCGGCCAACCAGACCATCATTTCCACGCTGCAATCCTTCAATACCAAGCTGACGGCATTGAAGGACCTTTCCGTGGCAGGCTCGGCTGCCGGTGCGCTGAACCTTTTCACCGCAAGCAGCAGCGCACCTTCCATCACGGCAAAGACCACGACGGCGGCCTCTGCCGGATCGATCGATCTGACAGTCACGCAGTTGGCCCAGACCCAGGTCAACGTCACTGCTGCAATGACCGCTTGGCCGGCCGGCGGCGGTGTGCCTGACCGGCTCACGATTGTCGATTCCACGGGTAAGAAGACCGAGGTTGTCCCTGCGGGAACATCCTTGGATGACGTGGTTTCGGCCATCAACGCAGCCTCTGCCGGTGCGCATGCCGTGAAAGTCCCGGCGGGCAACGGGACTTACCGGCTGCAGCTCACAGCCACCACCCCAGGGGCGGCCGGTGCGTTTACCGCCTACCGTGGCACCCCCGCGCAGGTGGGTGATGGCACCGCAGTGGACCTGGTGAGCGAGGCGGGTGCCGCCGTCGTGAAATCCGCCCAAGACGCCCAAGCGACGCTGTACGCCGGCACTGCCGCCGCGCAGGTCCTGACGTCCGGCAGCAATACCTTCCAGGATGTCCTTCCCGGTGTCTCCATCACGGCGTCGGCTGTGACGGCGGGTCCGGTCACGGTGACTGTTGCGAGCGACGTTGCCGGGACCACCAAGAAAGCCGAGGACCTGGTCAAATCGGTCAACGACGTCCTGGGGTTCATTGCCATCTACTCTGCGGTGTCAAAGACCACTGATTCCAAGGGCGCCTCCGTGCCCAAGGCCGGGATTTTCACGGGCAACAGCACGGTCCGCGCGGTCAACGACCAAGTTCTGGCTGCACTGTCCCGGCCCATCGCCGGGAAGTCTCCCGCCGAGTACGGCATCAACATCACCAAAGCTGGCGACTTCACCTTCGACGCCGACAAGTTCGCCAAGTCACTCGCCGCTGATCCCGTGGCCACCCAGGCAGCCGTCCAGGGACTCGCGGCACGGCTCGCCGACGCCGCCACGGCAGCCTCGGACCCTTACAAGGGCGCGGTGTCCGGGCTCATCAAGGGCCGCGAATCCGAAGTCAGGGATCTCGGCAACAGGATCGCGGACTGGGACCAGCGCCTCATCACCCGCCGCGCCACGCTGCAGTCGGTCTACACCAACATGGAGGTTGTCCTCGGCGGCCTCCAGTCCCAATCGGCCTGGTTGTCCGGTCAAATTTCCAGTCTCTCGAAGCAGTCCTCAGGAGAATAA